CGTGCGGCCCGCTCCCCTTCCACGTGGGTGACCTGCCCCCCTGTACAGCCGCTACGCGCGTAGATATGCTCGTCTGGTGACCATGCCCACCACTGCATCAGCCGCACACCCGCTCACGGACGTGACCGCGTCCGACAGCACGCTGCGCCGGTTCCTTCACGGGCTGCCCGGCGTGGACGCCGTCGGTCTGGAGGCGCGCGCCGCCTCTCTCGGTACCCGTTCCATCAAGACGACCGCGAAGGCGTACGCCATCGACCTCGCCATCTCGATGGTCGACCTGACGACGCTGGAAGGCGCGGACACCCCGGGCAAGGTCCGGGCGCTCGGCGCCAAGGCGGTCCGCCCCGACCCGACCGACCGGACGACCCCCGCCACGGCCGCGGTCTGCGTCTATCCCGACATGGTGGCCGTCGCCAAGGAGGCCGTCGCCGGTTCCGGTGTGAAGGTCGCCTCCGTGGCCACCGCCTTCCCGGCCGGCCGCGCGGCCCTGGCCGTGAAGCTGGCCGACGTGCGCGACGCCGTGGCCGCCGGTGCCGACGAGGTCGACATGGTCATCGACCGCGGGGCGTTCCTCGCGGGGAACTACATGAAGGTGTACGACGAGATCGTCGCCGTGCGCGAGGCCTGCGGGACCGACGCCCGGCTCAAGGTCATCTTCGAGACCGG
Above is a window of Streptomyces griseorubiginosus DNA encoding:
- the deoC gene encoding deoxyribose-phosphate aldolase, with translation MPTTASAAHPLTDVTASDSTLRRFLHGLPGVDAVGLEARAASLGTRSIKTTAKAYAIDLAISMVDLTTLEGADTPGKVRALGAKAVRPDPTDRTTPATAAVCVYPDMVAVAKEAVAGSGVKVASVATAFPAGRAALAVKLADVRDAVAAGADEVDMVIDRGAFLAGNYMKVYDEIVAVREACGTDARLKVIFETGELSTYDNIRRASWLGMLAGADFIKTSTGKVAVNATPANTLLMLEAVRDFRAQTGVQVGVKPAGGIRTSKDAIKFLVLVNETAGEDWLDNHWFRFGASSLLNDLLMQRQKLATGRYSGPDYVTVD